The Hyperolius riggenbachi isolate aHypRig1 chromosome 3, aHypRig1.pri, whole genome shotgun sequence genome window below encodes:
- the LOC137561778 gene encoding zona pellucida sperm-binding protein 4-like isoform X2 codes for MRQSEVKRGVCLGQASHRTRDVYYTNGGRGQEQKDEEYVMTLLLKETVDGAPQQYKIERTCLRLSAMDAPSPDVCSAVSQADKVACAGPSVPQDACEGMGCCYSARDASMPCFFGNKLTTQCTIENNMVIAVSKDLTRPSTNLDSVHVIGVDSTSCAGFSLSKSDSFAVFKFPFSCGGHFQTLGDPVTYENTIEATRGIETWQGSSITRDSTLQVTVRCRYIQTGVVPLQLSVSTLPPPLPVTTTGPLLLEMRISQDAGYTSYYSTGDYPVVKVLRDPIYLEVHILYRTDPNLVLVLNDCWATSSVEPTLMPQWPILKDRCPFNMDSYLSRLVSVGAPSQAVPIPNHYKRFLVNTFTFVDANSQLSLADLVYFHCSASVCVPSNLDDCKASCGQRKKRMAEPHAVQSLKRTIVSSEGPVALIYEDEVLNLEGSHQPWSSSLDLARALATAGTAASVAVTIVGIWLHRKRHSCNIKAAVV; via the exons ATGCGCCAgtcagaagtgaagaggggagtaTGTCTGGGTCAAGCAAGTCACCGGACACGGGATGTATATTACACTAATGGTGGAAGGGGGCAGGAGCAGAAg GATGAAGAATATGTGATGACTCTGCTCTTGAAGGAAACTGTTGATGGTGCTCCTCAGCAGTACAAGATAGAGAGAACCTGTCTAAGGCTGTCTG ccatggatgcccCAAGTCCTGATGTCTGTTCTGCTGTCAGCCAAGCTGATAAAGTGGCCTGTGCTGGACCCTCTGTCCCTCAGGATGCCTGTGAAGGGATGGGATGCTGTTACTCTGCAAGAGATGCGTCTATGCCCTGCTTCTTTGGAAACAAGT TGACCACACAGTGCACAATTGAAAACAATATGGTGATCGCCGTGTCCAAAGACCTGACCAGGCCATCAACAAACCTGGATTCAGTCCATGTGATAGGCGTGGACTCCACATCCTGTGCTGGATTTTCACTTTCTAAGAGTGACTCCTTTGCAGTGTTTAAATTCCCATTTTCCTGTGGTGGGCACTTCCAG ACGCTTGGTGACCCAGTAACCTATGAGAATACTATAGAAGCTACCAGAGGAATAGAGACCTGGCAGGGGTCTTCCATCACAAGGGACAGTACTCTGCA GGTAACAGTGCGCTGCAGGTACATCCAGACAGGCGTTGTCCCACTGCAGCTATCAGTGTCAACCTTGCCGCCACCACTTCCTGTTACCACAACAGGCCCTCTACTGCTGGAAATGAGGATCTCACAAG ATGCCGGCTATACATCATACTACTCTACAGGGGATTATCCTGTGGTCAAAGTCCTCAGGGACCCCATCTACCTAGAGGTCCACATCCTGTACAGAACTGACCCCAACCTGGTTCTTGTGTTAAATGACTGTTGGGCTACCTCCTCTGTGGAACCGACACTAATGCCTCAATGGCCCATCTTGAAGGACAG GTGCCCTTTCAACATGGACAGCTACCTGAGCAGGCTGGTTTCTGTTGGAGCTCCTTCACAAGCCGTTCCCATCCCCAACCACTACAAACGCTTCCTCGTCAACACCTTCACATTTGTGGATGCAAACAGCCAGCTCAGCCTTGCCGACCTG GTTTACTTCCACTGCAGTGCATCAGTCTGTGTCCCCTCTAACCTGGATGACTGCAAAGCCTCTTGTGGCCAAAGGAAAA AGAGAATGGCTGAACCCCATGCAGTCCAAAGTTTGAAAAGGACAATAGTATCTTCAGAGGGGCCCGTTGCCTTGATTTATGAGGATGAAGTTCTAAATCTGGAAG GTTCTCATCAGCCATGGTCCTCCTCCCTGGACCTGGCCAGAGCCCTAGCTACTGCTGGAACAGCAGCATCTGTAGCAGTCACTATTGTAGGCATCTGGTTGCATCGCAAGAGACACTCCTGTaacattaaagctgcagttgTTTGA
- the LOC137561778 gene encoding zona pellucida sperm-binding protein 4-like isoform X1: MGSSRAGLGFLVVLWGCSLQWLLCAGQGLLDGSSHLHCGLENMELSFSMPGGAEMSLMMLDLLEDEFRSLHNDSACGIWVGERPNNTMVVGAAYTGCYVREKDEEYVMTLLLKETVDGAPQQYKIERTCLRLSAMDAPSPDVCSAVSQADKVACAGPSVPQDACEGMGCCYSARDASMPCFFGNKLTTQCTIENNMVIAVSKDLTRPSTNLDSVHVIGVDSTSCAGFSLSKSDSFAVFKFPFSCGGHFQTLGDPVTYENTIEATRGIETWQGSSITRDSTLQVTVRCRYIQTGVVPLQLSVSTLPPPLPVTTTGPLLLEMRISQDAGYTSYYSTGDYPVVKVLRDPIYLEVHILYRTDPNLVLVLNDCWATSSVEPTLMPQWPILKDRCPFNMDSYLSRLVSVGAPSQAVPIPNHYKRFLVNTFTFVDANSQLSLADLVYFHCSASVCVPSNLDDCKASCGQRKKRMAEPHAVQSLKRTIVSSEGPVALIYEDEVLNLEGSHQPWSSSLDLARALATAGTAASVAVTIVGIWLHRKRHSCNIKAAVV, translated from the exons ATGGGTAGTAGTAGAGCAGGGCTTGGCTTCCTGGTGGTGCTTTGGGGCTGCAGCTTGCAGTGGCTGCTCTGTGCAGGACAGGGACTTCTGGATGGCTCCTCCCACCTCCACTGTGGCCTGGAGAACATGGAGTTGTCTTTTTCTATGCCTGGTGGTGCAGAGATGTCTTTGATGATGCTGG ATCTTCTTGAGGATGAATTTAGGAGTCTGCACAATGATTCTGCTTGTGGAATCTGGGTAGGAGAGAGACCAAATAACACGATGGTGGTTGGTGCTGCTTACACTGGATGCTATGTAAGGGAGAAG GATGAAGAATATGTGATGACTCTGCTCTTGAAGGAAACTGTTGATGGTGCTCCTCAGCAGTACAAGATAGAGAGAACCTGTCTAAGGCTGTCTG ccatggatgcccCAAGTCCTGATGTCTGTTCTGCTGTCAGCCAAGCTGATAAAGTGGCCTGTGCTGGACCCTCTGTCCCTCAGGATGCCTGTGAAGGGATGGGATGCTGTTACTCTGCAAGAGATGCGTCTATGCCCTGCTTCTTTGGAAACAAGT TGACCACACAGTGCACAATTGAAAACAATATGGTGATCGCCGTGTCCAAAGACCTGACCAGGCCATCAACAAACCTGGATTCAGTCCATGTGATAGGCGTGGACTCCACATCCTGTGCTGGATTTTCACTTTCTAAGAGTGACTCCTTTGCAGTGTTTAAATTCCCATTTTCCTGTGGTGGGCACTTCCAG ACGCTTGGTGACCCAGTAACCTATGAGAATACTATAGAAGCTACCAGAGGAATAGAGACCTGGCAGGGGTCTTCCATCACAAGGGACAGTACTCTGCA GGTAACAGTGCGCTGCAGGTACATCCAGACAGGCGTTGTCCCACTGCAGCTATCAGTGTCAACCTTGCCGCCACCACTTCCTGTTACCACAACAGGCCCTCTACTGCTGGAAATGAGGATCTCACAAG ATGCCGGCTATACATCATACTACTCTACAGGGGATTATCCTGTGGTCAAAGTCCTCAGGGACCCCATCTACCTAGAGGTCCACATCCTGTACAGAACTGACCCCAACCTGGTTCTTGTGTTAAATGACTGTTGGGCTACCTCCTCTGTGGAACCGACACTAATGCCTCAATGGCCCATCTTGAAGGACAG GTGCCCTTTCAACATGGACAGCTACCTGAGCAGGCTGGTTTCTGTTGGAGCTCCTTCACAAGCCGTTCCCATCCCCAACCACTACAAACGCTTCCTCGTCAACACCTTCACATTTGTGGATGCAAACAGCCAGCTCAGCCTTGCCGACCTG GTTTACTTCCACTGCAGTGCATCAGTCTGTGTCCCCTCTAACCTGGATGACTGCAAAGCCTCTTGTGGCCAAAGGAAAA AGAGAATGGCTGAACCCCATGCAGTCCAAAGTTTGAAAAGGACAATAGTATCTTCAGAGGGGCCCGTTGCCTTGATTTATGAGGATGAAGTTCTAAATCTGGAAG GTTCTCATCAGCCATGGTCCTCCTCCCTGGACCTGGCCAGAGCCCTAGCTACTGCTGGAACAGCAGCATCTGTAGCAGTCACTATTGTAGGCATCTGGTTGCATCGCAAGAGACACTCCTGTaacattaaagctgcagttgTTTGA